The following are encoded together in the Streptomyces sp. NBC_01465 genome:
- a CDS encoding AAA family ATPase codes for MNREPADLTWLAAVHEQAEGADSPVGSGFLIDENRVLTCAHVVYRTLDNTDPHEQLWVAFPRNRALGDQRLRTSRIVLPQQPMPYRDRRSGRDFLLNDVAVLFLAEPLDAHCAAPLRHPEDNDLAGRTWWAFGFPDMLGDSAAGTVAKELGHDWLKLKVTEDTVEDGFSGTALWSQEYQAVVGMISHSTGQGGTADALSLRRIEQALPEEKLHLLSAGRHLEAAGTDALAHWGWQLTDDPETGRHWHPRARGVTTDADRGHRFRGRSSALTAVRDWLDGQGAGRRVLVVTGSPGAGKSALLARIITTADPQLADELPPGDDAVRALPGSVACAVHAKGKTARDVAREIARAASAELPERPEDLPSALRRALERDRRDHRFTVIVDALDEAATPAEARAIMRHIARPCAENLDALGVRIVVGTRISDNAGSLLNEFAPSLTIDLDDPAYFDRDDLVAYACATLRLEGSERPGNPYNDDTAARSAADQVARAAGRNFLVAGLIARAHGLYDTEPVGAFAPVFPGGRESMSGVDAAGRPFGAPGDTVRSVDSALDAYLERIPAQDGVPARTLLTALAYAESPGISADLWSAFIQALGDVALPPARIRDFARTDAANFLVQTSDDHGQACYRLFHQALNDALRRVSDVTDDQARLARDLIARGRAADTWRSAPGYLLRNLPTHAVHGNAMDLLLAEDHYPLYADLRALLPAALTAASSPEARERALLLRRTPLAIDESPGTRAALISLSEVTYGTGTLYQSDTSPAPPWRALWYRGEPRTEVAVLDGHTGSVNSISALPQADGSTLLATASSMVTGGGEGDGTVRIWDPATGALHHTIDGHIDFVASVCVLPQADGSSLLATGQGGLEGSFEDEGEGVVRIWDPGTGELRRTLAEGTGWARSVCALPQADGSTLVAVLAGISDTTMTSSVRIWDPATGEHHTLEGDSNEWGSMYGVPQANGGTLLAVGGPEGFVEIWDPVTGKLRRTLEGTGWAEALCVLPQTNGSTLLAVSGREGIVRIWDPVTGKLRRTLEGTGWAEALCVLPQADGSTLLAVVVNDVRATNTSTVRIWDPSSGELRHTLPGGTHAEIVVCVVPQADGSTFLATGIGRDEDIIDREGEGIVQIWDPVTGELRHTLEGHIGSVWSMCGVPQTDGSTLLATGGDDHTVRFWDTVTRRIHRPVEGQDSSAVVVCALPQADGTSLLAIGGSDKVRISDAVTGEIHRTLEVDFKYLGALCELPQTDGSTFLATGARDGTVRVWDPLTGKPRHTLRKSTCPVRVVLVLPQADGTTLLAISDERDNHWVWNPGTGRTRNLKQARWGNTACSVPQACGSTLLATRRDGGSIEVSEPVAGKFRHTLEGRFDYVGTLCALPQADGTTLLATNSDHRTIQIWDPVTGELRHTLEGHRERVTEMCAVPRADGTTLLATYGNRAVVRIWDLHEKECVMWIPVSMQVRSLCWIPNPGALAVGSEQGVLVIDVGTAVTGRKRPG; via the coding sequence ATGAACAGGGAACCGGCTGACCTGACCTGGCTGGCCGCAGTGCACGAGCAGGCCGAAGGGGCGGATTCGCCTGTCGGATCCGGCTTCCTCATCGATGAGAACCGAGTGCTGACCTGTGCTCACGTCGTGTACAGAACGCTGGACAACACCGACCCCCACGAACAGCTGTGGGTCGCCTTCCCGCGTAACCGTGCCCTGGGAGATCAGCGCCTCCGAACCTCCCGCATCGTCCTGCCGCAGCAACCGATGCCCTACCGCGACCGCAGGAGTGGGCGGGACTTCCTCCTCAACGATGTCGCGGTGCTCTTCCTGGCCGAACCGCTCGACGCGCACTGCGCCGCTCCGCTGCGGCACCCCGAGGACAACGACCTGGCGGGCCGGACCTGGTGGGCGTTCGGGTTCCCCGACATGTTGGGAGACTCAGCCGCCGGGACCGTGGCCAAGGAGCTCGGCCACGACTGGCTGAAGCTGAAAGTGACCGAGGACACAGTCGAGGACGGCTTCAGTGGCACCGCGCTGTGGTCGCAGGAGTACCAGGCCGTCGTCGGCATGATCAGTCACAGCACCGGGCAAGGCGGCACGGCGGACGCGCTCAGCCTGCGCCGCATTGAACAGGCCCTGCCCGAGGAGAAGCTCCATCTGCTCTCGGCCGGCCGCCACTTGGAGGCCGCCGGCACCGATGCCCTTGCGCACTGGGGCTGGCAGCTGACCGACGACCCGGAAACCGGTCGGCACTGGCACCCACGCGCTCGCGGCGTCACCACCGACGCGGACCGCGGCCACCGCTTCCGCGGGCGCAGCAGCGCGCTCACTGCCGTGCGGGACTGGCTGGACGGGCAGGGCGCCGGCCGGCGTGTGCTGGTGGTCACCGGCTCACCGGGAGCGGGCAAGTCCGCACTCCTGGCACGGATCATCACCACCGCCGATCCGCAGCTCGCCGACGAGCTGCCACCCGGCGACGACGCCGTACGCGCCCTTCCCGGATCGGTCGCCTGCGCAGTCCACGCCAAAGGCAAGACCGCCCGTGACGTCGCCCGCGAGATTGCCCGTGCCGCCTCGGCCGAACTCCCCGAACGCCCCGAGGACTTGCCCTCCGCGCTTCGCCGGGCCCTGGAACGCGACCGCCGCGACCACCGGTTCACCGTCATCGTTGACGCCCTGGACGAAGCCGCGACCCCCGCCGAAGCCCGCGCGATCATGCGCCACATTGCCCGCCCCTGCGCCGAAAACCTCGACGCCCTCGGAGTACGCATCGTCGTCGGTACCCGGATCAGCGACAACGCAGGCTCTCTGCTGAACGAGTTCGCGCCCAGCCTCACCATCGATCTCGACGACCCCGCGTACTTCGACCGCGACGACTTGGTCGCCTATGCATGTGCCACCCTGCGTCTCGAGGGCAGCGAGCGCCCAGGAAATCCCTACAACGACGACACGGCCGCCCGCTCGGCCGCCGACCAAGTGGCCAGGGCCGCCGGCCGGAACTTTCTGGTCGCTGGACTGATAGCCCGAGCCCACGGCCTGTACGACACCGAACCGGTAGGCGCTTTCGCCCCCGTGTTCCCCGGCGGACGCGAGAGTATGTCCGGAGTGGACGCTGCGGGCCGTCCGTTCGGCGCACCCGGCGATACCGTCCGCTCCGTGGATTCCGCTCTCGACGCCTACCTGGAGCGGATACCCGCCCAGGACGGCGTTCCTGCCAGAACCCTCCTCACCGCACTGGCCTACGCCGAATCCCCCGGCATTTCGGCCGACTTGTGGTCAGCCTTCATCCAGGCGCTGGGCGACGTGGCCCTTCCGCCCGCACGCATCCGGGACTTCGCCCGTACGGACGCCGCCAACTTCCTCGTCCAGACCAGCGACGACCATGGTCAGGCGTGCTACCGGCTCTTCCACCAGGCACTCAACGACGCCCTGCGCCGCGTCAGCGACGTAACGGACGACCAAGCGCGTCTCGCACGCGACTTGATTGCGCGGGGCAGGGCAGCCGACACATGGCGGAGCGCACCGGGCTACCTGCTGCGCAACTTGCCGACCCACGCCGTCCACGGCAATGCCATGGATCTGCTTCTCGCCGAGGACCACTACCCCCTGTACGCCGACCTGCGCGCCTTGCTGCCCGCTGCACTGACGGCTGCCTCCAGCCCCGAAGCCCGCGAACGCGCCCTCCTGCTGCGCCGCACGCCTCTGGCCATCGACGAGAGCCCGGGCACACGCGCAGCCCTGATCAGCCTCAGTGAAGTGACGTACGGGACGGGGACGTTGTACCAGTCGGACACCTCACCGGCACCTCCGTGGCGGGCCCTGTGGTATCGCGGCGAGCCGCGTACGGAGGTTGCCGTCCTGGACGGCCACACCGGCTCGGTGAATTCGATCTCCGCACTGCCGCAAGCCGACGGCAGCACGCTCCTGGCCACGGCGAGTTCCATGGTCACGGGCGGGGGTGAAGGCGACGGCACCGTTCGGATCTGGGACCCCGCCACCGGGGCGCTCCACCACACCATCGACGGGCACATCGATTTCGTGGCGTCGGTCTGTGTGCTGCCGCAAGCCGACGGTAGTTCCCTCCTTGCCACCGGCCAGGGAGGGCTTGAGGGCAGTTTCGAGGACGAGGGCGAGGGGGTCGTCAGGATCTGGGACCCGGGCACGGGGGAACTCCGTCGGACTCTCGCAGAGGGGACGGGCTGGGCGCGCTCGGTCTGTGCATTGCCGCAAGCCGACGGCAGCACGCTCGTAGCGGTCCTTGCGGGCATCTCCGACACCACCATGACCAGTTCGGTTCGGATCTGGGATCCGGCTACCGGGGAGCACCACACCTTGGAAGGAGACAGCAACGAGTGGGGCTCGATGTACGGGGTGCCGCAGGCCAATGGCGGAACGCTCCTGGCCGTCGGTGGGCCCGAGGGGTTCGTAGAGATCTGGGATCCCGTCACCGGGAAACTCCGCCGCACGCTGGAGGGGACCGGCTGGGCAGAGGCGTTGTGCGTACTGCCGCAGACCAACGGCAGCACACTCCTGGCCGTCAGTGGGCGCGAGGGGATCGTGCGGATCTGGGATCCCGTCACCGGGAAACTCCGCCGCACGCTGGAGGGGACCGGCTGGGCAGAGGCGTTGTGCGTACTGCCGCAGGCCGACGGCAGCACGCTCCTGGCCGTCGTCGTGAACGATGTCCGAGCCACCAATACGAGCACCGTTCGGATCTGGGACCCCTCCTCCGGGGAACTACGCCACACACTGCCGGGCGGCACCCATGCGGAGATCGTGGTGTGCGTAGTGCCGCAGGCCGACGGCAGCACGTTTCTCGCCACCGGCATCGGCAGGGACGAGGACATAATCGACCGTGAGGGCGAGGGGATCGTCCAGATCTGGGATCCGGTCACCGGGGAGCTCCGCCACACGCTGGAGGGGCATATCGGCTCGGTGTGGTCGATGTGCGGGGTGCCGCAGACCGACGGCAGCACGCTCCTCGCCACCGGCGGCGACGATCACACCGTTCGGTTCTGGGACACCGTCACCAGGAGAATTCACCGCCCGGTGGAAGGCCAGGACAGTTCGGCGGTGGTGGTGTGTGCGCTGCCGCAGGCCGACGGCACCTCACTCCTCGCCATCGGCGGATCCGACAAAGTCCGGATCTCGGATGCGGTCACGGGGGAGATCCACCGCACCCTGGAGGTCGACTTCAAGTACTTGGGAGCGCTCTGTGAACTGCCACAGACTGACGGCAGCACGTTCCTCGCAACCGGGGCCCGCGACGGAACGGTTCGGGTCTGGGACCCGCTCACCGGGAAGCCCCGCCACACCCTCAGAAAGAGCACCTGCCCAGTGAGGGTGGTGCTTGTGCTGCCGCAGGCCGACGGCACCACACTCCTCGCCATCAGCGACGAACGCGACAACCACTGGGTCTGGAATCCCGGCACAGGGAGAACCCGCAACCTCAAGCAGGCTCGCTGGGGGAATACGGCGTGTTCGGTGCCGCAGGCGTGCGGAAGCACACTTCTCGCCACCCGTAGGGACGGGGGATCGATCGAGGTATCGGAACCGGTCGCCGGGAAGTTCCGCCACACCCTGGAGGGACGTTTCGATTATGTGGGGACACTTTGCGCGTTGCCGCAGGCCGACGGCACCACGCTCCTCGCAACAAACAGCGACCACCGCACCATTCAGATCTGGGATCCGGTCACCGGGGAACTCCGGCACACGCTGGAGGGTCATCGTGAACGGGTGACAGAGATGTGTGCCGTACCTCGAGCCGACGGCACCACGCTCCTCGCAACGTACGGCAATCGCGCCGTCGTACGGATCTGGGATCTCCACGAGAAGGAATGCGTGATGTGGATACCCGTATCCATGCAAGTGAGGTCCCTGTGCTGGATACCGAACCCGGGCGCTTTGGCGGTGGGCAGCGAGCAAGGAGTACTGGTGATCGACGTGGGGACGGCTGTTACAGGACGGAAGAGGCCCGGCTGA
- a CDS encoding CU044_2847 family protein produces MPNKIVSYTLDDGSEVRFEIEPDGGPHQVGHGGSVGRIAEAVQPAVAAAQVVLQQVRSLQPGEVTVKFGVKVSGTANWLVAKAASEANFEVTMAWRPSGTDGAGSLNRAADSAEGGEGDTSGNDQDEPPQS; encoded by the coding sequence ATGCCGAACAAGATCGTCAGTTACACCCTCGATGACGGCTCCGAGGTCCGGTTCGAGATCGAACCGGATGGCGGACCTCATCAGGTGGGTCATGGAGGCTCGGTGGGCCGCATCGCGGAGGCTGTGCAACCGGCCGTAGCGGCGGCGCAGGTGGTGCTTCAGCAGGTCAGGAGCCTGCAGCCGGGCGAGGTTACGGTGAAGTTCGGCGTGAAGGTCTCCGGCACGGCGAACTGGCTGGTGGCCAAGGCCGCCAGCGAGGCGAATTTCGAGGTCACCATGGCCTGGCGGCCCTCCGGAACAGATGGCGCCGGCAGTCTCAACCGCGCCGCCGACAGCGCGGAAGGCGGTGAGGGAGATACGAGCGGCAACGACCAGGACGAACCACCGCAGTCATGA
- a CDS encoding ABC transporter ATP-binding protein, protein MDTLLAIRARGLSKCFGDVVALDAIDLDVPQGRIHGLVGPNGAGKTTLLGLLLGLAVADMGSLEILGTSSGTASSVPDGVAGFVDGPGLYPSLTARKNLAALGSLRGLDRRATAVDDVLEQVGLTDVADERVRGFSLGMRQRLGLAAALLTKPRLLVLDEPANGLDPAGKKHVHGVLARLAADGTAVVLSSHRMDDLEALCSEVTILAAGRAVFSGPLSKLAAESSELDYRLRTSDPDAARRIAADTDGIRVVDDAGAPGDAGALVVRALIPALDDLVVRLVGEGIALRELAPVVSPLEAAFLALTQHQEAS, encoded by the coding sequence ATGGACACACTCCTTGCCATCCGGGCGCGCGGGCTCAGTAAGTGTTTCGGCGACGTCGTCGCCCTCGATGCCATAGACCTGGATGTGCCGCAGGGGCGGATCCATGGTCTGGTCGGACCCAACGGCGCAGGGAAGACGACCCTCCTCGGCCTGCTGCTCGGGCTTGCCGTCGCCGACATGGGCAGCCTGGAGATCCTGGGTACGTCGTCCGGCACGGCATCGTCCGTACCCGACGGCGTGGCCGGTTTCGTGGACGGCCCCGGGCTCTACCCCTCGCTCACCGCCCGCAAGAACCTGGCCGCCCTGGGCTCATTGCGCGGTCTGGACCGGCGCGCAACGGCCGTTGACGACGTACTGGAACAGGTGGGGCTCACCGACGTCGCCGACGAGCGGGTGCGCGGCTTCTCGCTCGGCATGCGCCAGCGGCTCGGGCTTGCCGCGGCGCTGCTCACCAAGCCCCGGCTGCTCGTACTCGACGAGCCTGCCAACGGTCTGGATCCGGCAGGCAAGAAGCACGTCCACGGCGTCCTTGCCCGCCTCGCGGCCGACGGCACTGCTGTGGTGCTCTCCAGTCACCGGATGGACGACCTCGAGGCGCTGTGCTCGGAGGTCACCATCCTCGCCGCAGGGCGTGCCGTCTTCTCGGGGCCCCTGAGCAAACTCGCCGCCGAGAGCAGCGAACTCGACTACCGGCTGCGCACCTCGGACCCCGATGCCGCCCGCCGGATCGCCGCGGACACCGACGGCATCCGTGTCGTGGACGACGCGGGTGCGCCGGGAGACGCCGGTGCGCTCGTCGTGCGCGCGCTGATACCCGCCCTCGACGACCTCGTGGTGCGCCTGGTGGGCGAGGGGATCGCACTGCGCGAACTCGCCCCGGTCGTCTCCCCTTTGGAGGCCGCGTTCCTCGCCCTCACCCAGCATCAGGAGGCATCGTGA